In a genomic window of Diabrotica undecimpunctata isolate CICGRU chromosome 2, icDiaUnde3, whole genome shotgun sequence:
- the LOC140433886 gene encoding uncharacterized protein, protein MWKRRERERVLRVLQTNVGTARLAHDLAVVSAIEKEIDNLIAAEPNPTLVRSREWFVDTSGVVGVQILNRKLRVHGIDTHQGFVTIRVVGVNVVGCYISPNCTVENYESRLDEIMNEVRLLGMGRECVVLGDFKSKATEWDYPRTDARGQMLMEWIGTLDLVVLSNGREATFVRGNSHLYIDVTCATQNAARKIRDWTVLPDDTATEHRYIGFSIVGVGTTNVESSANQTGSRGGDRTDWLAFDKYSRWLIEGRRCQPLSAEGLESIIRETMRIVPG, encoded by the coding sequence ATGTGGAAAAGGCGTGAAAGAGAGCGTGTGTTAAGAGTGCTGCAAACAAATGTTGGGACGGCTAGGCTAGCTCACGACCTCGCTGTGGTCTCCGCAATCGAAAAAGAAATCGACAACCTGATAGCGGCGGAGCCAAACCCCACGTTAGTGCGCAGTAGGGAATGGTTCGTGGATACGTCGGGCGTAGTAGGAGTGCAGATACTTAATAGAAAACTGAGAGTACATGGTATTGATACGCATCAGGGATTTGTGACGATACGTGTGGTGGGAGTAAATGTGGTAGGCTGCTACATTTCACCGAATTGTACAGTGGAGAACTATGAAAGTAGACTGGATGAGATTATGAATGAGGTAAGATTATTGGGAATGGGAAGAGAGTGTGTAGTGCTGGGGGACTTCAAGTCCAAAGCGACGGAGTGGGATTATCCCAGAACGGACGCTCGCGGACAAATGCTTATGGAATGGATAGGAACTCTGGACTTAGTTGTCTTAAGTAATGGTCGGGAAGCAACGTTCGTGAGGGGAAATTCGCATTTATATATCGATGTCACCTGTGCCACACAGAATGCGGCGAGAAAAATTCGGGACTGGACCGTGCTGCCGGATGACACTGCTACGGAACACCGCTACATTGGCTTTTCGATCGTCGGAGTAGGGACTACCAACGTGGAGTCATCAGCGAACCAAACAGGAAGTAGAGGTGGAGATAGAACGGACTGGCTAGCGTTTGATAAGTATTCTAGATGGTTGATAGAGGGGAGAAGATGCCAACCGCTATCGGCAGAAGGACTTGAATCAATAATAAGAGAGACTATGAGAATAGTCCCAGGGTAG